The Pseudomonas berkeleyensis genome includes a region encoding these proteins:
- a CDS encoding DksA/TraR family C4-type zinc finger protein, with protein sequence MASGWANDDAVQEQIDSSIEDAVARARSQLPKGESLRRCEECDAVIPEARRQAIPGVRLCVNCQAEHDRENAAFTGYNRRGSKDSQLR encoded by the coding sequence ATGGCCAGTGGTTGGGCGAACGACGACGCGGTACAGGAGCAGATCGACAGCAGCATCGAGGACGCCGTCGCGCGTGCTCGTAGCCAGTTGCCGAAAGGTGAGAGCCTGCGTCGCTGCGAGGAGTGCGATGCGGTCATTCCCGAGGCCCGCCGTCAGGCGATCCCCGGCGTGCGCCTGTGCGTCAACTGTCAGGCCGAGCACGACCGGGAGAACGCCGCTTTCACGGGCTACAACCGTCGCGGCAGCAAGGACAGTCAACTACGTTGA